The Methanothrix sp. genome has a segment encoding these proteins:
- a CDS encoding DUF4130 domain-containing protein, which yields MRVPDDHCRYLAMHAKSSERLLARAKGFKGMDLELTADPEGVRLKKMVRAVRGEIYRMKGFIRLKPLGGQVLWGYMKPRHRIGELICEHFARRNPGVIVVLGYGSESWTALLWQGRMMQDRGAGLDETLGRLKAALRIPEKENGEDADGANQEGSDAGALDMDDIWQAYYDSQYCPKRKNLQAFQQRMPARDQQSAGLRLVQRRKEMTLEDF from the coding sequence ATGAGAGTCCCGGATGATCATTGCCGCTACCTGGCGATGCATGCAAAATCAAGCGAAAGGCTCCTCGCCCGGGCGAAGGGCTTCAAGGGCATGGATTTGGAGCTCACGGCCGATCCGGAGGGCGTACGCCTCAAAAAGATGGTCCGCGCTGTCAGGGGGGAGATATACAGGATGAAGGGCTTCATCAGGCTGAAGCCCCTGGGAGGCCAGGTCCTGTGGGGCTACATGAAGCCCAGGCATAGGATTGGAGAGCTTATCTGCGAGCACTTCGCCCGCAGGAACCCCGGGGTGATAGTGGTGCTGGGATACGGCAGCGAGAGCTGGACGGCACTCCTCTGGCAGGGCAGGATGATGCAAGACCGGGGAGCGGGACTGGATGAGACCTTAGGCAGGCTGAAGGCCGCCCTCAGGATACCGGAGAAAGAGAACGGGGAAGATGCAGATGGCGCCAATCAGGAAGGGAGCGATGCGGGCGCTCTTGATATGGATGACATCTGGCAGGCCTATTATGACAGCCAGTACTGTCCAAAGAGAAAGAATCTGCAAGCATTCCAGCAGAGGATGCCGGCAAGAGATCAGCAGTCTGCCGGGCTCAGACTCGTGCAGAGAAGAAAGGAGATGACCCTGGAGGACTTCTGA
- the uvrC gene encoding excinuclease ABC subunit UvrC, with protein MVSLDSLPHLPGCYLFRDSPEEWGNIIYVGKARDLKKRVANYFQKQNHSPRMAALVAAIKGVDFIVTNTEVEALLLENTLIKKHQPRYNIKLKDSSRYASIHLTDEQFPRIRISRKGQGQGSFYGPFVSAKERGFVYQIVRKAFGLRTCRRLPKRACLRYHLGHCSGPCIGKISKRDYQARVERAKSALSGRTAELIGSMREEMAIRAGRQDFERAMELRDEINALEHLQERQRVEQNRKYDQDVLSYLIDGESVHLMLFKVYRGTLTGKEEYQFPSSDDFLEEFIVQYYSENEPPEELIVSEAIDGSLVDFLSHLKGKKARVTIPRQGEKRELLLLAEKNLEISVFGDQAKLVSLQEALRLPRKPEVIECFDISHLAGSFAVGSMVQFRKGKPDKTNYRRFRIRDVQGGDDFASIAEVVRRRYSRLKKENKELPDLIVIDGGAGQLSSALKELREMRVKVPIISLAKKEEEIYLPGLAEPLNIKKSERASLYLQEIRDEAHRFALAYNRLLRKKALSE; from the coding sequence ATGGTATCTTTAGATTCTCTTCCTCATCTTCCCGGCTGCTACCTCTTCCGGGATAGCCCCGAAGAATGGGGCAATATCATTTATGTAGGCAAAGCCAGGGACCTCAAAAAAAGGGTGGCCAACTACTTTCAAAAGCAGAACCATAGTCCGAGGATGGCAGCCCTGGTGGCGGCGATAAAGGGAGTGGACTTCATAGTCACCAACACTGAGGTAGAGGCACTGCTCCTGGAGAACACCCTGATCAAAAAGCATCAGCCGCGCTATAATATCAAGCTCAAGGACTCCTCCCGTTATGCCTCCATCCATCTGACTGATGAGCAGTTCCCCAGGATCAGAATCTCCCGCAAAGGCCAGGGCCAGGGCTCATTCTACGGGCCCTTTGTATCCGCCAAGGAGAGGGGCTTTGTCTATCAGATCGTTCGCAAAGCCTTCGGCCTGCGCACCTGCAGGCGCCTTCCCAAAAGGGCCTGTCTCCGCTATCATCTCGGCCATTGCTCAGGCCCCTGCATAGGCAAGATAAGCAAGAGAGACTATCAGGCAAGGGTAGAGCGGGCCAAATCCGCCCTGAGCGGCAGGACGGCGGAGCTGATCGGCTCTATGAGAGAGGAGATGGCGATCCGGGCTGGGCGGCAGGATTTCGAGCGGGCCATGGAGCTGCGGGATGAGATCAATGCACTTGAGCACCTTCAGGAGAGGCAGAGGGTGGAGCAGAACCGCAAGTACGACCAGGATGTCCTCAGCTATTTGATAGATGGCGAGAGCGTCCACCTTATGCTCTTCAAGGTCTATCGGGGCACACTGACGGGAAAGGAGGAGTATCAATTTCCCTCCAGCGACGACTTCTTAGAGGAGTTTATTGTGCAGTATTACTCTGAGAACGAGCCCCCAGAGGAGCTGATCGTCTCGGAGGCCATCGACGGCTCGCTGGTGGATTTTCTCTCTCATCTGAAGGGAAAGAAAGCTCGGGTCACCATCCCCAGGCAGGGAGAGAAGAGAGAGCTTCTCCTGCTGGCGGAAAAGAACCTGGAGATCAGTGTCTTTGGCGACCAGGCCAAGCTGGTCTCCCTCCAGGAGGCATTGCGCCTGCCCAGGAAGCCCGAGGTCATAGAGTGCTTTGATATCTCCCATCTGGCCGGCTCCTTCGCTGTGGGCTCGATGGTCCAGTTCCGGAAGGGAAAGCCGGACAAGACCAACTATCGCCGCTTCAGGATCAGGGATGTCCAGGGAGGAGATGACTTCGCCTCCATCGCCGAGGTGGTGCGCAGGCGTTACTCCCGTCTGAAAAAGGAGAACAAGGAGCTTCCTGATCTGATCGTCATCGATGGGGGTGCAGGCCAACTGAGCTCCGCCCTGAAGGAATTGAGGGAGATGAGAGTTAAGGTTCCCATCATATCTTTGGCCAAAAAGGAGGAGGAGATCTACCTGCCCGGGCTGGCCGAGCCCCTGAATATCAAGAAGAGTGAGAGAGCATCCCTATACCTCCAGGAGATAAGGGATGAAGCGCACAGATTCGCACTGGCCTATAACAGGCTGCTGAGGAAGAAGGCATTATCTGAATGA
- the thiM gene encoding hydroxyethylthiazole kinase: MIADASEALERVRRDKPLVHHLTNLVTIYDCANIVKAFGASPVMAHAIEEVADMARMASALVLNIGTLDTEFIEAMLLAGKSANEKGIPVVIDVCGAGATRYRDEKCLQILDELDVSIIKGNSSEVARIAGEDVKTRGVDAVDTGADLKEVAGSLARERDCTVVITGKDDIVADGNRAVWVHNGHPMMADVVGTGCMATSVIGTFAAVEPDYVAASVSGLVCFEVAAEFAALLAAGPGSFKEHLYDAVYNMDSRIVRSMQRIEG, translated from the coding sequence ATGATAGCAGATGCATCAGAAGCTCTGGAAAGGGTGAGAAGGGATAAGCCTCTGGTACATCACCTGACCAACCTGGTCACCATTTACGATTGCGCCAATATCGTCAAGGCCTTTGGAGCCTCCCCGGTCATGGCCCATGCCATAGAGGAGGTTGCCGATATGGCAAGGATGGCCTCTGCTCTGGTCCTGAACATCGGCACCCTCGACACTGAGTTCATTGAGGCCATGCTCCTCGCTGGAAAGAGCGCCAATGAGAAAGGGATACCAGTGGTCATTGATGTCTGCGGCGCAGGAGCGACCAGGTACAGGGATGAGAAATGCCTGCAGATCCTGGATGAGCTCGATGTGAGCATCATCAAGGGCAACTCATCTGAGGTCGCCCGTATCGCCGGGGAGGATGTCAAGACCAGGGGCGTTGATGCTGTAGATACCGGAGCCGACCTTAAGGAGGTGGCCGGATCTTTGGCCAGGGAGAGGGATTGTACTGTGGTCATCACCGGCAAGGACGATATTGTGGCCGATGGGAATCGAGCAGTATGGGTGCATAACGGCCACCCCATGATGGCCGATGTGGTGGGCACAGGATGCATGGCCACATCGGTGATTGGGACGTTTGCCGCTGTCGAACCGGACTATGTTGCCGCTTCTGTCTCCGGGCTGGTCTGCTTTGAGGTGGCAGCGGAATTCGCCGCTCTGCTGGCAGCGGGACCGGGATCTTTCAAGGAGCACCTTTATGATGCCGTCTACAATATGGATTCCCGGATCGTAAGAAGTATGCAGAGGATTGAAGGGTGA
- the mgtA gene encoding magnesium-translocating P-type ATPase, protein MSPDLSAFWSIPSEELLRSLDAREEGLEEAEAQRRLKQYSANRIKPRKRSSSIHLLLAQYSSPIILLLIFASVLSFFLHEVTGATIILFILLISGLLGFWQERKAADAMDDLLSIIQVKATALRDGKDMEVPVESIVPGDIIILKAGDIVPGDCRILQSKDLYLNEAALTGESYPAEKMERTLEPDTPLARRNNSLFLGTNVVSGSARAVVVLTGKDTEFGRVSGRLKVREPETEFERGIRHFGHMLLEITMILVVAIFAINVYFSRPIIDSFLFSLALAVGLTPQLLPAIISINLAHGAGQMAAHKVIVKRLASIEDFGSMNVLCTDKTGTLTEGRVRMHSAQDIEGRESEELFALAYINSFFETGFSNPIDQAILGFRQPEISGIKKIDEVPYDFNRKRLSILVSMGSEKLILTKGALANVLQVCSSALLGQEVVDISLVEDRVQSRFQDLSSQGYRVLGLAKKLSQIDVLQAKDEENMTFLGFLIFYDPLKEGIEETVNELSQMGIHLKIITGDNQLAAKSIGSKIGLFKDRILTGAEINRESNEALQQIVQQVDIFAEVEPNQKERLILALRKSGCVVGYMGDGINDASALHAADVGLSVDGAVDVAREAADIVLLEKDLGVLKQGVVEGRKTFSNTMKYVFMATSANFGNMFSMALLSLFLPFLPLLPTQVLLTNLLTDLPEMTIARDRVDLELISSPRRWSIGFIRNFMLTFGLLSSLFDFITFGALLFLLQASVDQFRTGWFMESVISACFVVLIIRTRRPFFSSRPGRPLLMMTLLSGVLALLLPYSGLADPFGFVSVPPQFLLVISLIVGAYIGAAELAKRIFYRMNPP, encoded by the coding sequence ATGAGCCCTGATCTATCCGCCTTCTGGTCCATTCCCTCTGAGGAGCTGCTCAGATCACTTGATGCGCGAGAGGAGGGGCTGGAGGAGGCAGAGGCTCAAAGGAGACTCAAGCAATACAGTGCAAACCGGATCAAACCCCGCAAGAGGTCCAGCTCCATTCATCTGCTGCTGGCTCAGTACAGCAGCCCGATAATTCTATTGCTTATATTTGCCTCTGTACTCTCCTTTTTTCTCCATGAGGTTACAGGTGCCACAATCATCCTCTTCATACTGCTCATAAGCGGCCTGCTGGGCTTTTGGCAGGAGAGAAAGGCGGCGGATGCCATGGACGATCTCCTCTCGATAATCCAGGTCAAAGCCACTGCTCTCAGGGATGGGAAGGATATGGAGGTCCCGGTGGAGAGCATAGTCCCTGGAGATATAATAATATTAAAAGCGGGAGATATAGTCCCTGGAGACTGCCGCATCCTCCAGTCCAAGGATCTTTATCTCAACGAGGCGGCTCTTACCGGGGAGAGCTATCCGGCGGAGAAAATGGAAAGGACGCTGGAGCCGGATACCCCTCTTGCCAGGAGGAACAACAGCCTCTTCTTGGGGACGAATGTGGTAAGCGGGAGCGCCAGAGCGGTGGTGGTTCTCACTGGAAAGGATACCGAATTCGGCAGGGTATCCGGGCGGCTGAAGGTCCGGGAGCCCGAGACAGAGTTCGAACGGGGGATCAGGCACTTCGGCCACATGCTCTTGGAGATAACGATGATACTGGTGGTGGCCATATTCGCCATAAACGTCTACTTCTCCCGCCCCATCATAGACTCTTTTCTCTTTTCCCTGGCCCTGGCAGTCGGCCTGACCCCCCAGCTCCTGCCGGCAATAATCAGCATAAATCTGGCCCATGGAGCAGGTCAGATGGCCGCCCATAAGGTCATAGTCAAGCGCCTGGCATCGATAGAGGATTTTGGGAGCATGAATGTTCTATGCACCGACAAGACTGGTACTTTAACTGAAGGAAGAGTGAGGATGCACTCCGCTCAGGATATTGAGGGCAGGGAGAGCGAGGAGCTCTTCGCCCTGGCCTACATCAACTCCTTCTTTGAGACCGGCTTTTCCAATCCCATCGATCAGGCCATCCTGGGCTTCCGCCAGCCTGAGATCTCCGGCATAAAAAAAATAGATGAGGTACCCTATGATTTCAACCGCAAGCGATTGAGCATCCTGGTATCGATGGGCTCGGAGAAGCTCATTTTGACCAAGGGAGCTCTGGCAAATGTCCTGCAGGTCTGCTCCTCCGCCCTGCTGGGCCAGGAGGTGGTGGATATCTCTCTGGTCGAGGATCGTGTTCAGTCCAGGTTCCAGGATTTAAGCAGCCAGGGATACAGGGTCTTGGGGCTGGCCAAAAAGCTCTCCCAGATCGATGTCCTCCAGGCCAAAGATGAAGAGAACATGACATTTTTAGGCTTTCTCATATTCTACGACCCTCTCAAGGAGGGGATTGAAGAGACCGTCAATGAGCTCTCCCAGATGGGAATTCACCTCAAGATAATAACCGGAGACAACCAGCTCGCGGCGAAGAGTATAGGCAGCAAGATCGGACTATTTAAAGACCGGATCCTGACCGGCGCTGAGATCAATCGGGAGAGCAATGAGGCTCTGCAACAGATAGTGCAGCAGGTGGATATCTTCGCTGAGGTGGAGCCAAACCAGAAGGAGAGGCTTATCCTCGCTCTGCGAAAGAGCGGATGCGTCGTGGGCTATATGGGCGACGGGATCAATGATGCCTCAGCATTGCATGCAGCCGATGTGGGGCTATCTGTGGACGGGGCGGTTGATGTGGCCCGGGAAGCTGCAGATATAGTGCTCCTGGAAAAGGATCTCGGCGTCCTGAAGCAAGGGGTGGTAGAGGGGAGAAAGACCTTCTCCAATACCATGAAGTATGTATTCATGGCCACATCTGCCAACTTCGGGAATATGTTCAGCATGGCCCTGCTCTCTTTATTCCTTCCCTTCCTCCCCCTTCTTCCCACCCAGGTGCTCCTCACCAATCTATTGACCGACCTGCCGGAGATGACCATAGCCAGGGACCGAGTGGACCTGGAATTGATATCTAGCCCCAGGCGCTGGTCGATTGGATTTATCAGGAACTTCATGCTGACCTTTGGCCTTCTCAGCTCCCTTTTCGATTTCATCACCTTTGGCGCCCTGCTATTCCTCCTGCAGGCCAGTGTGGATCAGTTCAGAACCGGCTGGTTTATGGAGTCGGTGATCTCAGCCTGCTTCGTTGTGCTGATCATTCGCACCAGAAGGCCATTTTTCTCCTCCCGGCCGGGAAGGCCCCTGCTGATGATGACCCTTCTATCCGGCGTTCTTGCTCTCCTCTTGCCCTACAGCGGTCTGGCCGATCCCTTCGGTTTTGTATCGGTCCCCCCTCAATTCCTCCTGGTCATATCTCTCATTGTGGGAGCTTACATTGGAGCGGCTGAACTGGCGAAGAGGATCTTCTACCGGATGAACCCTCCTTGA
- a CDS encoding cyclophilin-like fold protein — protein MRSITIEVKGKGEALAELDERNPIIREAIWQALPIEGRAILWGEEVYFDLPMPLKDENPSPSSQAGDICYWSPGPALCIFFGQTQPYSRVNHIGKVVEGLELFEGVKPDDIIILRRRELQAKGGMQI, from the coding sequence ATGAGATCAATAACAATCGAGGTCAAGGGCAAGGGAGAGGCTCTGGCAGAGCTGGATGAGCGCAATCCCATCATCAGAGAGGCCATATGGCAGGCTCTGCCCATAGAGGGGCGGGCCATCCTCTGGGGGGAGGAGGTCTACTTCGATCTGCCTATGCCGTTGAAAGATGAGAATCCATCACCTTCATCGCAGGCAGGAGATATCTGCTACTGGTCGCCCGGGCCAGCGCTATGCATATTCTTTGGCCAGACCCAGCCCTATTCCAGGGTCAATCATATTGGAAAGGTGGTGGAGGGCCTGGAGCTGTTCGAGGGGGTCAAGCCCGATGACATCATCATCCTGAGAAGAAGAGAGCTTCAGGCCAAGGGGGGCATGCAGATCTGA
- a CDS encoding fasciclin domain-containing protein, which yields MGSCLAQNNTTAYGVLDVAGEMGLTEFSELAESIGLASTLDNQGVLLIGPGSFVIFAPSDEAFAAVDDADMNALMDNQTELRRVLSYHVVWNSGYFEDISDLQSAMTLQGENLSINRTNGLQVNGANVTGSTKYDNGIIYVIDRVLMPKKSSMAGAAEAAKELGAKDFASAIVAEGLEERLNGQGLMGITTLAEGPFTVFAPSDGAFDASRSTIDAVKKRDMGMTDLLSYHMIEAKDLVNMTESGSVKSLLGESLAINSSTGYVGTARVSGSERYDNGIIYLIDQVLMPISLSV from the coding sequence ATGGGTTCATGTCTCGCGCAAAATAATACAACTGCTTATGGCGTTCTGGATGTCGCTGGAGAGATGGGCCTGACGGAGTTCTCAGAACTGGCAGAAAGCATCGGCCTTGCCAGTACACTTGACAATCAGGGGGTTCTTCTCATCGGCCCCGGATCGTTTGTGATCTTCGCCCCCAGCGATGAGGCTTTTGCCGCTGTTGATGATGCAGATATGAATGCCCTTATGGACAACCAGACGGAGCTGAGAAGGGTGCTCTCCTATCATGTAGTCTGGAATAGCGGCTACTTTGAGGATATCTCCGATCTGCAGAGCGCAATGACCCTGCAGGGAGAGAACCTAAGCATCAACAGAACCAATGGCCTGCAGGTCAATGGGGCCAATGTCACAGGGAGCACAAAATATGATAACGGCATCATCTATGTGATAGACAGAGTTCTCATGCCCAAGAAGAGCTCCATGGCAGGCGCAGCCGAGGCGGCAAAGGAGCTGGGAGCGAAGGATTTCGCCTCTGCCATTGTCGCTGAAGGGCTGGAGGAGAGGCTGAACGGCCAGGGGCTGATGGGAATAACAACCCTGGCGGAGGGGCCCTTTACTGTATTTGCCCCCAGCGATGGAGCATTTGATGCCTCCAGATCCACCATCGATGCAGTCAAGAAGAGGGATATGGGAATGACAGACCTGCTCAGTTATCATATGATTGAGGCTAAGGATCTTGTCAATATGACTGAATCCGGCTCTGTCAAGAGCCTGCTGGGAGAATCACTGGCCATAAACAGCAGCACAGGCTATGTGGGCACAGCCAGGGTATCGGGATCAGAGAGATACGATAACGGAATTATCTACCTGATAGACCAGGTCCTGATGCCGATAAGCCTGAGCGTGTGA
- a CDS encoding 7-carboxy-7-deazaguanine synthase QueE, giving the protein MRLIEVFRSIQGEGPAMGRPALFIRLSGCNLRCEGCDTDLKPSLDLSVRELLERAEGEEGRRVIITGGEPTLQMDELGDLIGGLHRLGLEIHIESNGTNIIPQKILERIHCAVISPKRGSNCNLPFWACKSNVHLKFVLGKPDWCWRDEELTELISTLDRERVWIMAYGAEQGMKNAIDAWNLALRLGVNYSDRLHIRLRQR; this is encoded by the coding sequence ATGAGGCTGATTGAGGTCTTCCGTTCGATTCAGGGCGAAGGACCGGCCATGGGAAGGCCGGCTCTCTTCATCAGGCTCTCGGGCTGCAATCTGAGGTGCGAGGGATGCGACACCGATCTTAAGCCATCCCTTGACCTCTCCGTCCGCGAGCTGCTGGAGAGGGCTGAGGGGGAGGAAGGAAGGAGGGTGATCATAACCGGGGGAGAGCCGACACTGCAGATGGATGAGCTGGGGGATCTGATCGGCGGCCTTCACCGCCTGGGGCTGGAGATACATATCGAGAGCAATGGCACCAATATCATTCCCCAGAAGATCCTGGAGAGGATTCACTGTGCAGTGATCAGCCCCAAGAGGGGATCGAACTGCAACCTCCCCTTTTGGGCCTGCAAGAGCAATGTCCACCTCAAATTCGTCCTGGGCAAGCCGGACTGGTGCTGGAGGGATGAGGAGCTGACAGAGCTCATATCCACCCTTGACCGGGAGAGGGTATGGATAATGGCCTATGGTGCCGAGCAGGGAATGAAAAATGCCATAGATGCCTGGAACCTGGCCCTGAGGCTGGGGGTAAACTACTCTGACCGCCTGCATATAAGATTGAGACAGAGATGA
- a CDS encoding radical SAM protein: protein MVTLEKIAHLASDCQFDSFGSVDSLSPGSNIDLEKLSILGEGTRHDVCASTYSPRKSPLPGICHAFTQDGRCVSLFKTLYTNHCSHQCNYCINSTNCSHRVQTFSYTPDELARVTLSLYRSNYIEGLFLSSGAGRNEDLIMEKMLETLERLRRRYGFSGYIHLKILPGSSQAHIKEAMELADRVSINLEAASASQLDEICATKSYENDILKRQRYIRDLRGEENLPAGQTTQLVVGAAGESDQDILDRILYEYREIGVRRTYFSAFSPQKGTAFESRKGQPLWREHRLYQMDWLIRVYHFPPGDIKWAFDEEGFLFNSDPKLAIARELLDSPLDPNEAPYRDLIRVPGIGPRSAMRIVALRKTRRIAANRELEALGVVVKRAAPFLKINGWRDATLKMWSG from the coding sequence ATGGTCACCCTGGAGAAGATCGCTCACCTGGCATCTGATTGCCAATTTGACTCCTTCGGCTCGGTCGACTCCCTCAGCCCGGGCAGCAATATAGACCTGGAGAAGCTCTCCATCCTTGGTGAGGGGACCCGGCATGATGTATGCGCATCCACCTATTCCCCCCGGAAATCCCCTCTTCCCGGAATCTGTCATGCCTTCACCCAGGATGGCAGATGTGTGAGCCTATTCAAGACCCTTTACACCAATCACTGCAGCCATCAGTGCAACTACTGCATCAATTCCACCAACTGCAGCCACAGAGTTCAGACCTTCTCCTACACCCCTGATGAGCTGGCAAGGGTCACCCTCTCCTTATATCGCTCCAACTACATCGAAGGGCTATTTCTCAGCTCAGGCGCGGGCAGGAATGAGGATCTGATCATGGAGAAGATGCTGGAAACGCTGGAGAGGCTGCGAAGGCGGTACGGCTTCTCCGGATACATCCATCTCAAGATTCTTCCTGGCTCCTCCCAGGCCCATATTAAAGAGGCTATGGAGCTGGCGGATCGGGTGAGCATAAACCTGGAGGCTGCAAGCGCCTCTCAGTTGGATGAGATCTGTGCCACAAAGAGCTACGAGAATGATATCCTGAAAAGGCAGAGGTATATTCGCGACCTGAGAGGGGAGGAGAACCTTCCCGCCGGCCAGACCACCCAGCTGGTGGTGGGTGCTGCAGGAGAGAGCGATCAGGATATCCTTGATAGGATTCTGTACGAGTACAGAGAGATCGGAGTGAGGCGCACCTACTTCAGCGCCTTTTCTCCTCAGAAGGGGACGGCCTTCGAGTCCCGCAAGGGCCAGCCCCTCTGGCGAGAGCACCGTCTCTATCAGATGGACTGGCTCATTAGGGTCTACCATTTCCCGCCCGGGGATATCAAGTGGGCATTTGATGAGGAGGGCTTTCTCTTCAACTCCGATCCCAAGCTGGCCATAGCCAGGGAGCTTTTGGACTCTCCTTTAGACCCCAATGAGGCCCCCTACCGGGATCTTATCCGGGTGCCAGGCATCGGCCCCCGGAGCGCAATGAGGATTGTGGCCCTGAGAAAGACCAGGAGGATCGCGGCCAATAGAGAGCTTGAGGCTCTGGGGGTGGTGGTCAAGAGAGCCGCCCCTTTCTTGAAGATCAACGGCTGGAGGGATGCCACTCTGAAGATGTGGTCTGGATGA
- the thiE gene encoding thiamine phosphate synthase — MKGYYFITDSVLSRAGNISDVIEAAACKVEVVQYRNKSAETREMYEEARRLREICQDLTFLINDRIDIALAVDADGVHLGQSDMPCTTARKLLGGEKIIGVTVHNLREAVEAERLGADYLGVSPIFQTMTKPDAGKPAGLSLIEEIRQQVEIPLIAIGGINLLNAPEVIRAGADGLCAISCVVGSDDVSAQIKRFQDLF, encoded by the coding sequence GTGAAAGGATATTATTTCATAACCGATTCGGTACTGAGCCGGGCGGGAAACATCAGCGATGTGATAGAGGCTGCTGCCTGCAAGGTTGAGGTGGTCCAGTACAGAAATAAGAGTGCTGAGACCAGGGAGATGTATGAGGAGGCCCGGCGTCTGAGGGAGATCTGCCAGGACCTGACCTTTCTGATCAATGATAGAATAGACATCGCCCTGGCGGTTGATGCCGATGGCGTCCACCTGGGCCAGTCGGACATGCCCTGCACCACTGCCCGCAAGCTTCTGGGGGGGGAGAAGATCATAGGGGTGACCGTCCACAATTTGAGAGAGGCAGTGGAAGCAGAGAGGCTGGGAGCCGATTACCTGGGGGTCTCGCCCATATTCCAGACGATGACCAAACCCGATGCAGGAAAGCCGGCAGGCCTATCTCTGATCGAAGAGATTCGCCAGCAGGTCGAAATTCCCCTAATCGCCATTGGGGGGATCAATCTCCTCAATGCCCCTGAGGTCATCAGAGCGGGAGCAGATGGACTGTGTGCCATATCCTGTGTCGTTGGCAGCGATGATGTGAGCGCCCAGATCAAGAGGTTCCAGGATCTGTTCTGA
- the serA gene encoding phosphoglycerate dehydrogenase, with translation MKVLVSDSLAEEGVKRLQTGADVDVITNLSPEELIQKIGEYDALVIRSGTKVTADVINAAGRLRVIGRAGVGIDNVDVEAATKKGIIVLNTPGGNTISAAEHTIAMMLALARNIPQANSALRQGEWNRKKYTGVEFFNKTLGIVGLGRVGAEVASRMKSFGMQILAYDPFVTEEKAQHMGLTLAPLETVLREADFITVHTPLTNETRNLIDEDEFKIMKDGVRIVNCARGGIINEAALARAVAEGKVAGAAVDVFTKEPPTGNPLLEQNGIIATPHLGASTAEAQINVALAVADQILAIARGGLPTNAINMPAISPEALAVMEPYMVLAERMGSLLGQMVGSGFESLEMIYSGTLAEKDTRPVTISAIKGLLECLMGADSVNFVNASRILKDMGVKLLESKTESVNGYSNAITMRLGKKGVINMVQGTVTGNKEKRIVQFDAYRTFIPTEGDMVIAVIDDKPNIIGPCCVVLGEGNINIGSMHVGRMDEGQPQLMVLSVDQMVPDDIMKRLLQVPGVKSAKMVEL, from the coding sequence ATGAAGGTTCTTGTCAGCGATTCTTTAGCAGAGGAAGGCGTGAAGAGACTGCAGACTGGTGCAGATGTCGATGTCATCACCAACCTCTCCCCGGAGGAGCTCATCCAGAAGATCGGAGAGTACGATGCCCTGGTCATCCGCAGCGGAACCAAGGTGACAGCAGATGTCATCAATGCCGCCGGGAGGCTCAGGGTTATAGGCAGAGCGGGCGTGGGCATAGACAATGTGGATGTAGAGGCAGCGACGAAGAAGGGGATCATCGTTCTCAATACACCGGGTGGAAACACCATCTCCGCAGCCGAGCACACCATTGCCATGATGCTGGCACTGGCCAGGAACATCCCCCAGGCCAACTCCGCTCTGCGCCAGGGGGAGTGGAACCGGAAGAAGTATACGGGCGTCGAGTTCTTCAATAAGACCCTGGGCATCGTCGGGCTGGGCAGAGTGGGGGCAGAGGTTGCCTCTCGCATGAAGTCCTTTGGAATGCAGATCCTGGCCTATGACCCATTTGTGACTGAGGAGAAGGCTCAGCACATGGGACTGACTCTAGCCCCCTTGGAGACAGTTCTGCGAGAGGCTGACTTCATCACCGTCCATACTCCCCTGACCAATGAGACCCGCAACCTGATCGACGAGGATGAGTTCAAGATAATGAAGGACGGGGTGCGGATAGTGAACTGCGCCCGGGGAGGGATCATCAACGAGGCTGCCTTGGCCCGTGCAGTGGCCGAGGGAAAGGTCGCCGGGGCAGCAGTCGATGTCTTCACCAAGGAGCCGCCAACCGGCAATCCCCTGCTGGAGCAGAACGGGATCATAGCCACTCCTCATCTGGGAGCTTCCACTGCTGAGGCCCAGATCAATGTCGCCTTGGCGGTAGCGGACCAGATCCTGGCCATAGCCAGAGGCGGACTGCCCACCAATGCCATCAATATGCCTGCCATATCCCCTGAGGCCCTGGCGGTCATGGAGCCCTATATGGTGCTGGCCGAAAGGATGGGCTCTCTGCTCGGGCAGATGGTGGGCAGCGGCTTTGAGAGCCTGGAGATGATCTACAGCGGAACCCTTGCTGAGAAGGATACCAGGCCGGTGACCATCTCCGCCATTAAAGGCCTGCTGGAGTGCCTGATGGGAGCAGATAGCGTCAACTTCGTCAATGCCTCAAGGATACTGAAGGATATGGGCGTAAAGCTGCTGGAGAGCAAGACCGAGTCGGTCAATGGATACAGCAATGCCATAACCATGAGGCTGGGAAAGAAAGGGGTTATCAATATGGTTCAGGGGACGGTCACCGGAAACAAGGAGAAGCGTATTGTGCAGTTTGATGCCTACCGGACCTTTATTCCCACTGAGGGCGATATGGTGATAGCCGTCATCGATGACAAGCCGAATATCATCGGCCCCTGCTGCGTTGTCCTGGGCGAGGGCAATATCAACATCGGCTCAATGCATGTGGGGCGCATGGATGAGGGCCAGCCACAGCTTATGGTATTGAGCGTCGATCAGATGGTACCCGATGATATCATGAAAAGGCTCCTGCAGGTCCCTGGGGTGAAGAGCGCCAAGATGGTGGAGCTGTAA